A single window of Gossypium hirsutum isolate 1008001.06 chromosome A10, Gossypium_hirsutum_v2.1, whole genome shotgun sequence DNA harbors:
- the LOC107897493 gene encoding protein THYLAKOID ASSEMBLY 8, chloroplastic produces MAASLRFNPTSTPSLCPISTYKSFTPVLCGPRDNRGPLVKGRILSTEAIQAIQSLKRAQRNSSSTATVTPLPSLSRLIKSDLLAALRELLRQDQCALAVHVLSTVRSEYPPPDLSLYADVVVALARNHLKDEIDGLIEEIGSIECDDEKALVRLIKGVIGAGRKESAVRICGLMKENGVGSRKRVGEYVVKVLSKGLRRFGEVDLALEVEREFGELSRVNSDKLTIY; encoded by the coding sequence ATGGCTGCCTCACTTCGGTTCAATCCTACTTCAACCCCTTCGCTCTGCCCAATCTCCACCTACAAGAGCTTCACTCCGGTACTCTGTGGCCCACGCGACAACCGCGGACCTCTCGTTAAAGGCCGTATCTTAAGCACCGAAGCCATCCAGGCCATCCAATCTCTCAAACGCGCCCAGCGGAACTCTTCATCGACGGCAACGGTCACCCCACTCCCTTCCCTCTCCCGCCTCATCAAATCCGACCTCCTCGCCGCCCTGCGCGAACTCCTACGGCAAGATCAATGCGCCCTCGCCGTCCACGTACTCTCCACCGTCCGATCAGAATACCCGCCTCCTGACTTGAGTTTGTACGCCGACGTTGTCGTCGCGCTCGCTAGGAACCATCTTAAGGATGAGATTGATGGGTTGATTGAGGAGATTGGAAGCATCGAGTGCGATGACGAGAAGGCGCTTGTGAGGCTGATCAAGGGCGTGATTGGCGCCGGAAGGAAGGAATCAGCGGTGAGGATTTGCGGGTTGATGAAGGAAAATGGAGTCGGATCGAGGAAAAGAGTTGGGGAGTATGTGGTCAAAGTATTGAGCAAAGGATTGAGAAGATTCGGGGAAGTGGATTTGGCTTTGGAAGTTGAGAGGGAATTTGGTGAATTGTCTAGGGTCAATTCCGACAAATTAACAATTTACTAG
- the LOC107897491 gene encoding uncharacterized protein, translated as MSNRHPHTVSHSISSPKAPPIMLDRTLSSRRSQPHLDFEFPSPAASSAVSPVPESPTSLADESKTKKPPLYLLATNYISRFGLVKSPCLCLSLCLLLIVFTLFSLLLNSRSFVCVSSYDPISRVSLFGLDGVDSDFGSLGVPWCRSKHGKTVEWTSKDLINGLEEFVPIYETRPIKNNLYGMGFDHSFGLWFITRRLKPDIMIESGAFKGHSTWVLRQAMPDTPIISLTPRHPEKYLKKGPAYVDGNCTYFAGKDFVDFGSVDWEKVLKIHGISDFSRVLVFFDDHQNELKRLKQALKAGFHHLVFEDNYDTGTGDHYSLRQICDQFYIRGGGHSCFKDSDEARIRSKRKKFWEKAVDIDELCGPHEAWWGVRGEMRDNFNHNKTTISYGEHFQNSRFVESILDVYWELPPTAGPSLTHQSRYDPGRAPPPIVEDGRYRMFQRLGLDRLERSVFNGYTQMVYLQISKPESWKYPESDLV; from the exons ATGAGTAACCGTCACCCCCACACCGTATCTCACTCAATCTCGTCGCCAAAAGCCCCACCCATTATGCTGGACCGAACCCTCTCTTCCCGCCGCTCTCAGCCTCACCTCGATTTCGAATTTCCCTCCCCCGCCGCATCTTCCGCCGTGTCTCCCGTCCCCGAATCCCCCACCTCACTCGCCGACGAGTCCAAAACCAAGAAGCCACCCCTCTATCTCTTGGCCACCAATTACATTTCTCGCTTCGGTCTCGTCAAATCGCCGTGTCTCTGCCTCTCCCTTTGCCTTCTTCTCATTGTTTTCACGCTTTTCTCTTTGCTGCTAAACTCTCGCTCCTTCGTTTGCGTCTCGTCTTATGACCCGATCTCTCGGGTCAGTCTCTTCGGTCTCGACGGGGTTGACTCCGATTTCGGATCCCTTGGCGTTCCTTGGT GCAGATCGAAACATGGAAAAACAGTTGAATGGACATCCAAAGATTTAATCAATGGCTTGGAGGAGTTTGTACCAATATATGAAACTCGTCCTATCAAAAACAATCTGTATGGGATGGGTTTTGACCACAGCTTTGGGCTTTGGTTCATTACCCGGCGGCTAAAACCAGATATAATGATTGAGAGTGGTGCGTTCAAGGGGCATTCCACTTGGGTTCTGCGGCAAGCAATGCCTGACACACCAATTATCTCGCTCACACCCCGACATCCTGAGAAGTACTTGAAAAAGGGCCCTGCTTATGTTGATGGAAATTGTACATACTTTGCTGGAAAAGATTTTGTGGATTTTGGAAGTGTTGATTGGGAGAAGGTACttaagattcatggaatttctGATTTCAGCCGGGTTCTTGTCTTCTTTGATGACCATCAAAATGAACTGAAAAG GCTAAAGCAGGCATTGAAAGCTGGCTTTCACCATCTTGTTTTTGAAGACAATTATGATACTGGAACAGGAGATCATTATTCATTGAGGCAGATTTGTGACCAGTTCTACATTAGAG GGGGTGGCCATAGCTGCTTTAAGGACAGCGATGAAGCCAGAATTCGATCAAAAAGAAAGAAGTTTTGGGAGAAGGCTGTTGATATAGATGAACTTTGTGGGCCACATGAAGCATGGTGGGGTGTTAGAGGGGAGATGCGAGATAATTTTAACCACAATAAGACCACAATCTCTTATGGTGAACATTTTCAGAATAGCAGGTTTGTCGAATCAATTCTTGATGTTTATTGGGAGCTACCACCAACAGCCGGTCCATCTTTGACCCACCAAAGTCGATATGATCCTGGCCGTGCACCTCCTCCTATTGTTGAAGATGGTCGATATCGCATGTTTCAGCGGCTTGGTTTAGATAGGCTTGAGAGATCCGTATTCAATGGATATACACAGATGGTATATCTGCAAATTTCCAAACCAGAATCTTGGAAGTATCCAGAATCAGATCTCGTTTAA
- the LOC107897494 gene encoding auxin-responsive protein IAA17 isoform X1 translates to MFRSFTGKTIKRGFFHTLMCETCSMERSSENISSSSVEYIEEKTRKTSLNLKRTELRLGLPGSHSPDRKVCLFGKDLESNDTSNGFGVTTLKKLGFGAKRGFSYAIDGPNEKWVFPCDEKNLVPLANDHFSAPSTKAELVGWQPVGSFRENKKASNFAKKSDETSGGGGRLYVKVSIDGAPYLRNVDLKTYNNHVELSSALERIFSCFTIGECSGKGVAIGCEYVVTYEDKDGDWMLVGDVPWRMFTNSCLRLRIMKGSETLGLGIPFTSLYPKYSHIFSLS, encoded by the exons ATGTTTCGTTCTTTCACCGGGAAAACTATTAAGAGAGGGTTCTTTCACACTTTAATGTGTGAGACTTGTTCAATGGAAAGAAGCTCTGAGAATATATCTTCCTCTTCAGTTGAGTACATTGAAGAAAAAACCAGAAAAACAAGTCTCAATCTCAAACGAACTGAGCTGAGGCTTGGCTTACCAGGTTCTCACTCTCCTGACAGAAAAGTCTGTCTTTTTGGCAAAGATTTAGAGAGTAATGATACAAGTAATGGTTTTGGTGTTACGACTTTGAAGAAGTTGGGGTTTGGAGCTAAAAGGGGTTTCTCATATGCCATTGATGGGCCTAATGAGAAATGGGTTTTCCCATGTGATGAGAAGAATCTTGTTCCTCTTGCCAATGACCATTTTAGTGCTCCATCTACAAA GGCTGAGTTGGTAGGATGGCAACCAGTTGGATCATTCCGTGAGAATAAAAAGGCCTCCAATTTCGCAAAGAAGAGTGATGAGACTAGTGGTGGTGGCGGTCGCCTGTATGTGAAAGTGAGCATAGATGGAGCACCATACTTGAGAAATGTCGATCTCAAAACCTACAATAACCACGTGGAACTCTCTTCAGCTTTGGAGAGGATATTCAGCTGTTTTACAATCG GGGAGTGCAGTGGGAAAGGGGTAGCAATAGGATGTGAATATGTGGTGACATATGAAGACAAGGACGGTGATTGGATGCTTGTCGGCGATGTTCCGTGGCG GATGTTTACCAATTCATGTTTGAGACTAAGGATAATGAAAGGTTCAGAGACTCTTGGATTAGGTATCCCTTTTACCTCATTATATCCAAAATATTCCcatattttctctctctcttaa
- the LOC107897494 gene encoding auxin-responsive protein IAA17 isoform X2 has protein sequence MFRSFTGKTIKRGFFHTLMCETCSMERSSENISSSSVEYIEEKTRKTSLNLKRTELRLGLPGSHSPDRKVCLFGKDLESNDTSNGFGVTTLKKLGFGAKRGFSYAIDGPNEKWVFPCDEKNLVPLANDHFSAPSTKAELVGWQPVGSFRENKKASNFAKKSDETSGGGGRLYVKVSIDGAPYLRNVDLKTYNNHVELSSALERIFSCFTIGECSGKGVAIGCEYVVTYEDKDGDWMLVGDVPWRMFTNSCLRLRIMKGSETLGLASKGHAEMHTT, from the exons ATGTTTCGTTCTTTCACCGGGAAAACTATTAAGAGAGGGTTCTTTCACACTTTAATGTGTGAGACTTGTTCAATGGAAAGAAGCTCTGAGAATATATCTTCCTCTTCAGTTGAGTACATTGAAGAAAAAACCAGAAAAACAAGTCTCAATCTCAAACGAACTGAGCTGAGGCTTGGCTTACCAGGTTCTCACTCTCCTGACAGAAAAGTCTGTCTTTTTGGCAAAGATTTAGAGAGTAATGATACAAGTAATGGTTTTGGTGTTACGACTTTGAAGAAGTTGGGGTTTGGAGCTAAAAGGGGTTTCTCATATGCCATTGATGGGCCTAATGAGAAATGGGTTTTCCCATGTGATGAGAAGAATCTTGTTCCTCTTGCCAATGACCATTTTAGTGCTCCATCTACAAA GGCTGAGTTGGTAGGATGGCAACCAGTTGGATCATTCCGTGAGAATAAAAAGGCCTCCAATTTCGCAAAGAAGAGTGATGAGACTAGTGGTGGTGGCGGTCGCCTGTATGTGAAAGTGAGCATAGATGGAGCACCATACTTGAGAAATGTCGATCTCAAAACCTACAATAACCACGTGGAACTCTCTTCAGCTTTGGAGAGGATATTCAGCTGTTTTACAATCG GGGAGTGCAGTGGGAAAGGGGTAGCAATAGGATGTGAATATGTGGTGACATATGAAGACAAGGACGGTGATTGGATGCTTGTCGGCGATGTTCCGTGGCG GATGTTTACCAATTCATGTTTGAGACTAAGGATAATGAAAGGTTCAGAGACTCTTGGATTAG CTTCAAAGGGCCATGCTGAAATGCACACAACATGA